In one Brevinematia bacterium genomic region, the following are encoded:
- a CDS encoding PP2C family protein-serine/threonine phosphatase: MEYAYLIIFVVVVLLSFVIVLSVLGVFSKKVFSHSKSNLAKKFLTNCYALLSVTSYKYNAQSISSFHSVHEDILFNFMNLLQKLFEGKFTAGFKVYQNRFVLSFSTEPFFPFISPISRLKQLLMENDLAKLVGDNLLKALHIDSNTHRIAIPNDISIFALGEVVEVCRELNVNSVVFVPVYRDRDISNVFVVFTNRFNISEEALTISNMLIDFVSVFLLYLANRRSVEDLLSRVSKGMLEPEEKIISCDMVVDSKTNNIIATTCDEETILQLKMVLDLNEIVKTAKRLGSGRIFKNYETKGGWQNLYGISLECLPDDKVKIGVSRFSYIPSEKIEDVLLRVSDMVDVPIVVVNKETKEIMKTNRKFREIFKGYEGYSNVQSLMSNMKYVSEDVVTQDGMVFTVKKILVEETDLEGIFFYPLQVANQRMVKVLYDEAIRIRKIMSSMNFYESGLFSKNLEVYARYRPSDEMVEVGGDFFILREFGKRSVVGVFDVSGHGLSAGFLASNVKNVLDKALQEGKAIDVVLEELNNFVFSLNESISDADVYSYVTGVVCDINTERMRAKFLSAGHKYGILLKEDGIVTLQDLLTPSKPVGMRKDQKFELYEMEISPDYRFFFYTDGIVELETGRGFQVDEAKIIDLIVFCKNLSIRDTVEEIFSYIKSLREARVKDDFVILGFRVKH; encoded by the coding sequence TATAAGTAGTTTTCATTCTGTCCATGAGGATATACTGTTTAACTTTATGAATTTACTTCAAAAGCTTTTTGAGGGCAAATTTACTGCAGGATTTAAGGTCTATCAGAATAGATTTGTTCTGTCTTTTTCTACCGAACCTTTTTTTCCGTTTATTTCCCCCATTTCAAGGCTGAAGCAATTACTTATGGAGAATGATCTTGCAAAGCTTGTTGGCGATAATCTGTTGAAGGCTTTACACATTGATAGTAATACGCATAGAATAGCTATACCAAATGACATATCTATATTTGCTTTGGGAGAGGTAGTGGAGGTATGTAGAGAACTTAATGTCAACAGCGTAGTTTTTGTGCCTGTATACAGAGATAGAGATATATCCAATGTTTTTGTTGTTTTTACAAACAGATTTAATATTTCGGAAGAGGCATTGACTATTTCAAATATGCTTATTGACTTTGTTTCTGTATTTCTGTTGTATTTGGCAAATAGGAGATCTGTTGAGGATCTTTTGTCTAGGGTGAGTAAGGGTATGTTGGAGCCTGAGGAGAAGATAATTTCGTGTGATATGGTTGTGGATAGTAAGACAAACAATATAATTGCTACAACTTGTGATGAGGAGACTATCTTGCAACTTAAGATGGTTTTGGATCTAAACGAGATAGTGAAAACTGCGAAGAGGTTAGGATCTGGTAGGATTTTTAAGAATTATGAGACCAAGGGGGGTTGGCAGAATTTGTATGGTATATCTCTGGAGTGTCTACCTGATGATAAAGTGAAAATAGGGGTGTCAAGATTTAGTTATATTCCTTCTGAGAAGATAGAGGATGTATTGCTTAGGGTTTCAGATATGGTTGATGTTCCAATAGTGGTGGTGAATAAAGAAACTAAGGAGATAATGAAAACTAACAGGAAATTTAGAGAGATATTTAAGGGTTACGAGGGGTATAGCAACGTTCAGTCTTTGATGTCAAATATGAAGTATGTATCGGAGGATGTGGTTACTCAGGATGGGATGGTGTTTACAGTAAAAAAAATTCTTGTTGAGGAAACTGATCTTGAGGGTATTTTCTTTTACCCTCTTCAGGTGGCAAACCAGAGGATGGTGAAGGTTCTGTATGATGAGGCGATAAGGATTCGTAAAATAATGTCTTCAATGAATTTCTATGAGTCTGGGTTGTTTTCAAAAAATCTAGAGGTTTATGCTAGGTATCGGCCTTCGGATGAAATGGTGGAGGTAGGTGGTGATTTCTTCATTCTTAGAGAATTTGGGAAGAGATCGGTAGTTGGAGTCTTTGATGTATCTGGACATGGCTTGTCTGCGGGTTTTCTAGCTTCTAATGTCAAGAATGTGCTTGATAAAGCTCTTCAGGAGGGAAAGGCTATTGATGTTGTGCTTGAGGAGTTGAACAACTTTGTTTTTTCTCTGAATGAGAGTATCTCGGATGCGGATGTTTATTCTTATGTAACTGGTGTTGTGTGTGATATCAACACTGAGAGGATGAGGGCGAAGTTTCTATCTGCTGGGCATAAGTATGGTATACTGCTCAAGGAGGATGGGATAGTAACTCTGCAAGATTTACTGACTCCCTCTAAGCCTGTGGGTATGAGGAAGGATCAAAAGTTTGAGTTGTATGAAATGGAGATTTCTCCTGATTATAGATTTTTCTTTTACACTGACGGAATTGTTGAGCTGGAGACTGGGAGAGGATTTCAGGTTGATGAGGCTAAGATAATAGATCTTATAGTCTTTTGTAAGAATCTCTCAATAAGGGATACTGTGGAGGAGATATTTTCCTATATAAAGAGTCTGAGAGAGGCTAGGGTTAAAGATGACTTTGTGATACTAGGGTTTAGAGTTAAGCACTAG